A window from Acidobacteriota bacterium encodes these proteins:
- a CDS encoding undecaprenyl-diphosphate phosphatase yields the protein MSLLQIIVLALVQGITEFLPISSSAHLILAPYVFGWEDQGLRFDIAVNTGTLLAVIWYLREQLREVVVAGVGSLSTPVRQWSGEQRLGWAVALGTIPVAVCGLLFYEFIATVLRNPVVIAVTSIGFGLLLLWADKAGARRRTEEELRWRDAIFVGLAQALALIPGTSRSGVTMTAGLAAGLTRKASARLSFLLAVPVGILAAGKDFVELLSAPPPTSDLGALFLALILAAVSAYLVIDWLLHWLEKQTFTIFVVYRVVLGLIILAVVYLS from the coding sequence GTGAGCCTGCTACAAATCATCGTCCTGGCCCTGGTCCAGGGCATCACCGAATTCCTGCCCATCAGCTCGTCGGCGCATTTGATTCTGGCGCCTTATGTCTTCGGCTGGGAGGATCAGGGACTGCGCTTCGACATCGCGGTGAACACCGGCACCCTGCTGGCGGTGATCTGGTATCTGCGGGAGCAGCTGCGGGAGGTGGTGGTGGCGGGGGTCGGGTCGCTGTCGACGCCGGTGCGCCAGTGGAGCGGCGAGCAGCGGTTGGGCTGGGCGGTGGCGTTGGGGACGATTCCGGTAGCGGTGTGTGGGCTGCTTTTCTACGAGTTCATCGCCACGGTGCTGCGCAATCCGGTGGTCATCGCCGTCACCTCCATCGGCTTCGGACTGTTGCTGCTGTGGGCGGACAAGGCCGGCGCCCGTCGGCGTACGGAGGAGGAGCTGCGCTGGCGCGACGCGATCTTCGTCGGCCTGGCCCAGGCGTTGGCACTGATCCCCGGCACCTCGCGCTCCGGCGTCACCATGACCGCTGGCCTGGCCGCCGGGCTGACCCGCAAGGCCTCGGCGCGGCTCTCGTTTCTGCTGGCCGTGCCGGTGGGGATTCTGGCGGCGGGCAAGGATTTCGTGGAGCTCCTCTCCGCCCCGCCTCCCACCTCCGATCTCGGCGCCCTCTTCCTGGCCCTGATCCTCGCCGCCGTCTCCGCCTACCTGGTCATCGACTGGCTCCTCCACTGGCTGGAGAAGCAAACCTTCACGATCTTCGTGGTCTACCGCGTGGTGCTGGGATTGATCATTCTCGCGGTGGTCTATCTCTCGTAG